A genomic window from Camelus ferus isolate YT-003-E chromosome 9, BCGSAC_Cfer_1.0, whole genome shotgun sequence includes:
- the SULT2A1 gene encoding bile salt sulfotransferase has translation MTDDYVWFEGIPFPSTGYTPELLRDVWENFVFKDEDVILLTYPKSGTNWLIETVCLIHTKGDTKWIQSVPIWERSPWVENVTGYDVIKDKEGPQLISSHLPIQLFPKSFFSSKAKLIYLIRNPKDTLVSGYFFWRTTTFVKKPKSLEQYFEWFMQGNVIYGSWFDHIRGWMSMREKENFLILSYEEMKRDTRSTVEKICQFLGKKLEPEELDSVLKNSSFQAMKENKMSNFSLLRGSHLTENASLLRKGISGDWKNYFTVAQAEAFDKAFQEKLGDLPPELFPWK, from the exons ATGACAGACGACTATGTGTGGTTTGAAGGGATACCTTTCCCATCCACAGGTTACACACCTGAACTCTTGAGAGACGTGTGGGAGAATTTTGTGTTTAAAGATGAAGACGTCATATTGCTGACTTACCCCAAATCAG GAACGAACTGGTTGATTGAAACAGTCTGCCTGATTCACACCAAAGGGGATACCAAGTGGATCCAATCTGTGCCCATATGGGAACGCTCACCCTGGGTAGAGAATGTCACTGGATATGATGTAATAAAGGATAAGGAAGGCCCACAACTCATCAGTTCCCATCTCCCCATCCAACTCTTCCCCAAGTCTTTCTTCAGTTCCAAGGCCAAG ttgATTTATCTCATCAGGAATCCCAAAGATACTTTGGTGTCTGGTTACTTTTTCTGGCGTACTACAACATTTGTTAAGAAGCCAAAGTCACTGGAACAATATTTTGAATGGTTCATGCAAGGAAATG TGATATACGGATCATGGTTTGACCACATTCGTGGCTGGATGTccatgagagagaaggagaacTTCCTGATACTGAGTTACGAAGAGATGAAACGG gaCACGAGAAGCACTGTGGAGAAGATCTGCCAATTCCTGGGCAAGAAACTAGAGCCGGAAGAACTAGACTCCGTCCTCAAGAACAGCTCCTTCCAGGCCATGAAGGAGAACAAAATGTCCAATTTTTCCCTCCTGAGGGGTTCTCATTTAACAGAGAATGCAAGTCTTTTgagaaaag GCATTTCTGGGGACTGGAAAAATTACTTCACAGTGGCCCAAGCTGAAGCCTTTGATAAAGCATTCCAGGAGAAATTGGGAGATCTTCCTCCAGAGCTGTTCCCATGGAAATAA